In the Arachis hypogaea cultivar Tifrunner chromosome 20, arahy.Tifrunner.gnm2.J5K5, whole genome shotgun sequence genome, atgtgaattatagatgtactgtctagtcactgagttgcaaaactcaccccttttttttttttttaatatttttcaggaATAAGTATTTGATTATGTGAGCTTTTCTATTCAAGAGCTGCAATGGGTTCTATTTCTTGTTGAGTTCTTAGACGTcatctgctccatatgtcacatgCAGGATtcatctatatttatttattttattttgttcaattatgtaattattcattctaaaaagtgtaaatttatcaaaaattatttgtaacatttttatttaCCTTATATTCGAATTTGTTAGGGTTACTAGGAAACTATTTTTCTTGAGCGCCAGTCATGACTCATTTTGGGCGGTGACAAGTTCACTGTCAtagaatttaaataataattattcgcCACAACCGATCCTTCCATATACTccaacacaaaatacactaatttttcaaaacagTTGAATAAAACATGATTCTTAAATAACCAGTCCAATACATGCATACATAACATGCATGGGATTGTTAGGTTCCTTATTAAGTAGTTCATTTTATGGGAGACTTACATACATATACATTACTAGTATTATTTCATTAAATAATAGATTGaggattaattttaataatgCAGCATGCACGTGCAAtgtaaagtattttattttatagtgtATATTAACTGTCAACAGTTTGTATTGAGAGGTTATAGTTTGAGAAAAGCCtcatttcaatttaaatttaggACATGCATATGCATTTGAGTTTATCCTAACTTTATATTGatagtgtataaatagaagattgATTAAAGTAATTTTTGTTGGTAAAATTTACATGCAGTTGTGTctatataaaattcatatttaaaattttttaaataatttaataattttaactaaattatcatctaataattattaattatcaattttatataaaataattacatataaatttttatcttttaatttttattataaaccaCCAAaacttacaaaataaaaaaaatatcttataattTAAGAAATTCAGGaactaataactaataaataaaataatttaatttaacacGTGTCCTAAATCTTCAGGGCAtatgttaaatttataaattaaaaaaatttattaaaaatataaataaattgaatttttatatatttgttttatatttattaaataaaaatatttaaatttttttactaatgatAATCTAAGgacacgttttttttttttttgtttgcaccAATAGACGATCAAACAAGCAAGTTCCATTCCCATCCTCTATTGTTTAAGGACACGTTTTAActaaattctaaataaaaataaaatattaaagtgaGCACTAAGCCCAATGTATTTGGTAAACGCAAGTCTACAATATGGGCTTTGAGGATTATTAGGGAAGGTTTATGGGCTGGCATTGGTTTGGGCTTTAGGGTCCAATTTCAGAGGGGTTGGATTAGGGTTTACGAGGGGGAAGACCGAAGACATATACATAATACATTGCATTCATTTTGGTTCCCTTTGCGGCTTCTCCTCTTTCTCACTGCACCCGTTGCTGCTTTGAAGTTGGAACCATGGTATGCCAATTTCACTTTCTCGAATTATCCCGTTTAATGAATTGTTAGGTTTTTGCAAATTAGCTACTCAGAGTTGTTTAAACACTATTGCATCGTTGATTGGTTATGGTTTATAGAATTATAGTCACTAATCATGTGTATATAAAGTTGTGTTCTTGAATGTTAATTTTGCAATGGTGTGTGATTGAGCTTATTTGTGTGTAAAAAGCCGAAGCAAATACATGAGATAAAGGATTTCCTTCTAACAGCAAGAAGGAAGGACGCAAGGTCAGTGAAGATAAAGAGGAGCAGAGATGTTGTTAAGTTCAAGGTCAGGTGCTCCAAGTACCTCTACACACTCTGTGTCTTTGATCCTGAAAAAGCTGATAAATTAAAGCAATCTCTCCCTCCTGGTAAGAGAGATGATTATAATATCTCAGTTaaaatgaatgtttttttttttttatttaatgacaTTTTGTTTGATCTATAACAACTAACTAACTTATAAAGTTGTTGGTTTTTTCAGGTTTGAGTGTGCAAGACCTGTAAAGGTGTTGACCAAGTATGTGTTTTTGAGGCCTTTGATGTTTGTTTTCATTATATTCTGATCAACATTGGGATATTTGTGAGTTAGTTGGTCTTCCTATTTAGATAGTCGTCCTATATAAGAATAGAACATGGTTGTTTACTTTTTTTTCATTTGTTATGAATGCATATTGTTTTCTGTCTAATGGAAGATGTCTCTACTCTGTCAAACTAAATATGGAGGAATTCATAGCCTTTTTCTGAATTTTTGGCTGGTGTTCTTTTCTCAGTATAGTTACAAGTTACAACTTACAACTTACAGGTATCACGTTACTATACTCAAGAGTGCAATCATATAAATCTTCTAAGCAATAGAGCGAAAATTGAAGTTCACTAATTGTTGATGCTCATTCATTTAACGTTGCTTTCTTATTTCTGTGATGTCAACTTCTTTAGTTCTCGGTAGACAAACATATGAACCAATAGATACAAAATTCAAGAAATTTTTAGAGTGCCCAAATATTAAGTAATTCAAAATATTGCATGGTTTGGTGAAAGCAAATGTTTCATTTTGAAAAGAACAGTAAATTTTCTGCTTGTAAACTCGAGAAATGGTGCCCTCTATCAATAGTCTAGCCATTCATGAATGTGGCCGAAAAATACATACAGAAACTGAAGCAATTTTGGCGAGTAGTgttgtaatttcatttttatcCTCAGTATGTCACAACAAACCACAGAAAATGTAATTGGAGGAGGGTATTCTTCCAGATTGGCGAATGTATTCTCCTTTTTCTGCGATTCTTGCTGCTTCTCGATTCTTTCTAGCTTCAGCTGCTGCGAACTTTTCCTCTGTTCTTTGTCTCAGCATCGCAATCTTTTTCACCGCCTTTGCCCGAGCTTGAGCTTTCATTTGCTCAACTTTGGCCTATAATGTTAAGAACTCAGTCAGTGGTAAATTTGCTACACAAATCAATTGAATGTCATTAGTCTTGGATCAAATCTATGATCTGTGCTAACTAGTTTTAGTACCTCGATTCTTCTCATTTCTGCTTCTAATTTTGCCTTTTGTTGACTTTCCCATGCTTGAATTTTTATGTCCTCGCGCTTGTATCTGCAAATTGAAACATGTTAATATCAAAAGGAAGAGCAtggtttaatttgtttaaaagaaaaatgttgttTTTACTTTAGTCCATAGACAATATGAATAATGCAGAAACCTTGCAGTATATCTAGATTTCTCAGCTTGCTCCCATGAAGCTGCACGTTTTTGGAATTCGATTCTGCCACGTTCTTCTTTATTCAAGTCCCAAGAAGATGTTTTCTTCTTAACCTTTTCATCATGGCTTGCCCATGCAGCAATGTTCATCTTACCAAGCTGCACACCAAGGGCTTCAATCTCTTTCCTTGTCTTAAGCTTCAGTTCTTCTTCAGACAGCTTTTTTTCAGTGTTTTCAACTGGAGACGGAGGATTCGCGCCCCTCCTAGGAGTTGAAGGCATTGATGGTGCTGGACTAAGTACTGGAGTTATTGAACCAATTGGAGTAGAAGTTCGCGAAGGTCCCTGACTTGTCATGGGGGTCATTTCTGTTCCCATGTCTCTCATTGCAACAGATCTTATCCCAGGAACGGCTTCATCATAATTTATAAGGATATAGTTAGTTAATGTTCCTAACTAATCATTGAGCATTGTAAAAAAATGAATCCTATTTATGTTCTTCTATGATCAATCATATCCTAATTCCATGAAAATAGTCAAGTATGCTGACAAATTTTGATGTAACAATTCATATGACATTGGGTGCAATGAGATCTTCTACATACCTGTCTTATCATCTGCTTCCTTTAAACCTTTGGTTTCTGGAAAAGATTCCATTACTGGAACATGAACTCGTTCTGTTTCTGCCACTTTGGCTTTTGGTAGCTTATTATCAAAATAATCAGAATCTGGTGCAACCTTGATCATACTAGTTGTGAAGCGATTCACTTGGTTCTGTAAAGCATTCTTTTTTGTGTAACCAGCTTGTATATTTTGCCTATTCATTATCCATTTCTCTGCATCATTCCACTTGGATGGAATAGGCCTTAATAGGAACCTTGTTGCAGGATTGTTCACTGGTCTCTCTTTATGGAACTCGAAACTTGATGAGCTAGCACTACTATCGCACTCAAGATTTTCATCGTCTGTTGTTTTCGCTGGGGGAATTATTGTTCCTGACTTACCATTATCACCATTTTGAGAATGCTGCATTTTTATGAGGTCCATGTTACCATAACAAGTCTGGTTATTCTGGTGCAACATTGCATCACTTGACAGCTTTAACGGTGGAACCTCTAAGCTTGAAGATGTAACTGAGAAACATGATTTAATTAGTTCCAAATATGAAAATCCTAATATTCTAGACATATGACTTATCGTTGTCCCGAAAAACTCATAATTCAAAGTATAAAAATGTAAAAGAACTACTATGCTAggataagcatgaaaaactcaactCCTACAATCATAAACTAGAAATGTGGACCAACCATGGGGATAAATTCTGCAAAATTGCATATTTGAAATGAAAATGTAATGTTAAGAGAGagtaagagagagagaaatgCAAATGTAGACCTTCATCAAGAAGGTTGTTAGTCTCTGAGGCAAGTAAGCTGTTCTTCACAAACTCAGCATCATCATGCTTTGAAGGGGAAGTTCTGGTTGAGTTACAGTTGGATCCATCTTTCTTCTTAAGATGGTGAGGTCCTGTAAGCTTCATCCTTAGTTTACTAGGAGAAATCATTCCACTCTGCATTTGTGCAAAGCAATGATCCCTCATTAAACACCTATAACTCCAATGAAAAGTTTTCAAAGCACAATCCAACTTCAACAAAGAAAACCAGTACTAGTTGTTCAGTCCCTTCTCACCACAATGTCCACCTCCACATATTTCAATTCAGAATTACATTTTCCACAGAAGAAAAAACAAGTGTAATTGAGATTGAACTAAGCACTATTCTTTCTGCCCCACACAGCCAACAACTAGTTTGAACAATGCATGGTTTCAAGTTACTTTTACTGTTAAaagtagagaaaaaaaataaaaccaaaagcAGAATTTTCAAACCATGTTAACAACTTTACTTGGAGGGAATCAGTGTAACTATTAACAAAGTCTTGTAAGCAAACAGAAGCAATGACTGTTCTGAAATTTACCCTGATAAaaccacacacacacaaaaatataGACAATATCAccacaaaaacaaacaaaaaaaagtttcaaattttatgaaCAAAACCAACAAGGTTGAATAATACCCCACAAGATCAACCACTGCATTAAATACAAAAAGTTCAACAGTTGAAGGGAACATTAACATTGGCTTATTGTACATATCACATCAGAGGTAGCAACAAAATAGCATTTACCTGAACTTTGCCAATCCTCTCATACTCCATTGTATATAGTATTCTTTCAATTTCAAGTCTCAGTCCAACTTGCAAAGCTAGTTCAGCAAGAAAAACAAGTGTGTATCAATGCAGCATGTGAGTGAGTGACAACACAAAAATATAACAGGATAGCAATGTGAGTATGAATTTTGAGGTTGCTTGCTGTGGATGTTATGTTTTGTATCTGATCCAAGTATGTTCTTCCACCACGTGGGGGCCCACTTAATGTGTTGAAAGATCTGTCATGTGTGTGGGGACACACACTGTTGTTTTGAATGCTCTTCTTGTTGGGTTGTGTGTCCCTATCTATAGTCCCATTCCAACCCAGAAAttcattaacataaaataaagtttatATGATTAACTTATGGATTTAATAGACAGAAAATGCAATTATGTTCAGTTTTCTCAGCTATTACTTAGAGTGGTTTACATTCTTTAAGTTTCATTAACTGATTATAGTATTGCACATTATTACATGTTATGTTTCTGACTCCTTTAACATCTCATATTCAATGAAGGGAAAGAAACAAAAATGAGATCATTGAGATTTGAAGCAATAGATAAGGAAATGATTTTGGTCAGAGTGTTTGGAACAGTGTCAGTGTGTAATGGCAATGATGAAAAGTTTGATTTTCAATTTCCTCTGCAAGTAACTGCATGAGCAGGTTGGTCATAATCTTTGATCAAACAAAAAAACTTGCTACAAAAAGAAGTGGTAATAAATTTGCAGAAAAATACTTTATGAACCGAAACTTCAACTTACATTTTGGAGCAGCAACTCTAGTAGCATTAATGTTATTATTATAGCATTTTTAAAGTTCCAATCATAGCAATAATTACTCTAGCAGATGAAACTTTTATGcactttaattaaaaaattatggtaAGTTGTTATTATAATGGATAATTGGATAGTTTAATAGTTATCACCAAAGttcgtttttaaaaaaaaaaaagaaaagaaaaaaattgagacCCTTTTAGTAAAAGTAATTAAAGATTTTCTTCTACCATAAACATGTTAAAAAGCCTCTCTTATTTTCTTGGGATAGTTTAAAACAAACCTTTAAACCTGAAAATATACTGAAAAAGTTGCAACTTTAAAAAGAGATTTGTGTGAGTGTAATGACCTTGATGCAAGAAATTGCATAGGACagaataaaagatttttttttggataaagtatattttttgtccttaaagtttgacaaaagtttcaaaaatatctctaaattttattttgtttcaattttgtcccaaaagtttttgatttgcatcaaatatactctcgacaactaaattttcaaaaaaattaaaaccaatctaacaataatgcatgaaaattatgcttgatttgcttgtgttgaaagttgttcttatgaaattgttgttgaattggtcttaaattttttgaaaaattagccatcaggagtatatttgatgcaaatcgaaaatttttgggacaaaattgaaacaaaataaaacttaagggtatttttaaaactttagagacaaaaaatatactttaccctatttttttcaaattaaaactacATGTTTGACTGGAAGAACACGCAGGAGTTGTTGCTTTCTGATATTATCACCCTTTGCATGCTTCTCCTTTTTTCAAATCTTTGAAAAAATTGAGTTATTTTGGTGTGGAATTTTGTTTCCATGTGTTATTTTTTCCCCTACTCCCCTTTGGTCAGGCAATAAGGTTTATTTAGATTTGTTTTTTAAGTCAATGATGGTTTTGTCACGCTTATATCATATGATAGCAATTTTTAAAAGTCACATTATTATTACAATCACATTCAAGAGATGGCACAACTATTCAATACAAATAATGTAAGTAATAAAGTATGTAACCAATgcttcaaatttaaatatggCTGAGATTCTAGTTGGTTAAGCATTGGCGGTTTTAGAAGCTTCAATTACAATTACAATTACAAACTGAAATAATGCtccatttttataatattatttattgccTTTTTGTTTTggaaataaatacaaaatattggTTAGTTGACTTAGATTCAATATTTCGAATTTCTTTGGGCCCTGTGTATAGTTGTTGGgttgtattttgattttttggTCATGAAAGACTAACAATGAAAGTAGTACTAGGCTTTGAAAATCCAGATAAGGACAATTGAAGTTGGCAAAGTACAATTCATAACTCATTATAACTTAGAAAAGTACACACAAGACAACACACCCCATTAAGGAAGTAACAAACTTCATTGTTGTGTTGCATATATAATTACAATGAATTTCAAGAGAAAATATGaatattttcaaaatgaaaaatgaaaaatgaagtaTCCAGTTGTTCTTCTTACAGGTCAAGTTATTTATTGTAGGTTTATCTCAAAATTTATGCAAAAAAATTATCATCTGAAATGATGTGATAATATAAGATTTTGTAGCATCGCTAATTTATAGGATATATGTATTAAAATTGCAATTGAAGCTCTTAAATCGCTACTTAGGCAGCACTCCGTTCACATGCATAGTTTATTTATACGGTAATGttagggagacaaaaaaaaaaaaaaaacagtcagaacttgtcttattagcattcattaattgctgcagtaattaataaatgttaaataaaacaAGTTCGGGCTGATTTTGGCTaaattttttgttaccaaatattTCCGTTATAAAAAATTGAGAATTGAAAATCATAACCAAATGCTTAGTAGTATCATTATTAGTCCACAAAAGACTATATAGTAGCTATCTCTAATCTGAAACTTGATTTTGCTAAATCAATGTACAACATTTACAAAACAATAaatggaaaagaaagaaaaaaaaaaacaaaataatgttGGCAGAGGAGGATGGTTCAAATATTTTACACTACTCTCAATTCTACAGAACCtgcttttgcatgttttctttaccATTCTGTAACATTTGATGGGGTGAAACATAGGAATGTTTAACCAAGTTGTCAGCATCACTAACATACACTACTCTAAAGATATCATACTTCATCTCTAAAGAGAAACGTTCAAGATATGGCATCATCCAATTTCTATGGTCAGAATTGAGAATATATGAGTAACAAAAATGGAGAGACTTCCACACATGCATGCACACCACTCCTGGCCTGCTCTGTGCTTTCAAGCAAAGGCCTGCTGTCGCGCCTTCTATCTTGTCGAATCGAGACCTGAAAATTGCCAGGACAGCATAGCAAAGATCATTGAGGTCACCACTAGTGGTGGCTGCTGAATGAATGGAAATTATGTCCCCATTGGAGAATTTAGCAGTTGAAGATCCATCTCTTGATTCTCCGGCGTATGCTTCAAGAAAGGTGTATTCAACTAATGTAGTCATGCTTGATATGTTGTTTATCATTGATTTCTGTTAAACAAAAAGATAATTTGAACTTGAATGATGAAGAGGAAAATTTTCTGCCTAAATTCTTTGATGAATGTAATATGATAATTAGTAAGGGTAGTGTATTCTTTTCCAAACAATacataaagaaagaaaaggagtATTAAGAAGAAATTTGATTTATGATAATAGAGCTCAATGAATAACAAGGTTGGATATATTAAAACATTTCAGGGTTCTGTTTAGATGTTTATTTTCTAAGAGTTGGTTGTGTTCATTTTAAATGTTCTGTTTTTAGTCCCTTAAAAAGGTTCTCTGATCttgataattaaaacaaaataaaatctttcCATACACCTCTCACCAAGTAAACTCTCCTCATACAAATTCAGATGTTGACTAATTTTAGTTCACATAAAATTCTTATCCGAATTCAATTATTGAGGGGCTAAACTTACAAGGGTAGTGATAAGCTGTTCTTTTTCCTTGTTGGACCTCTTCTGCCATGCACCATACCATATGATCTGATCATAAGCCACAAAATATTCAGCAAACTTCAGCTTATtgcatacaaaaataaaataagaaagaaatgTAAGTGCATTAAATGATCAGTGAAATGAGCATCAACATATAAGATATTTGCATTAACACTGCATAGAGAAACTTTTATTGTGGGACTGAAGATATGAAACTGATACATTGATAGAAAACtgttgggccaaccgtggagAGCTCTCGATCGGAGAgatttcggggaggaatcaagtgagataacATAAGATAAAAAAACACCATATCCAACTCAAAACATTAAGGGgttaagttaatgggtctctcatcttataaactcttcACTTTTCCTTACTTTCTTTGATGtgagactaacttcaacactcttCATACTTGCAACATTAACAAAAACAATGACAGCAGTATTTCTCCTGAACTTAACTAAATTACAAAATCAAATTGGCTCCAATAAAACTCTTATTCTTAGGGATTAGAATAGGAtgaaccaaattttcaaaaatcagagTTATTATAGcaagaagggaataacaaataAGATAAATCATATTGTTTTAGAAACATTTATTAAAAATGAATGAACTAAACAGATTCAAAAGTTTGAAAAGCTAtatgtgtgtgtttgtgtgtgtgaatTGTTGGCAGATTCAACCATTACAGATGGTAGAGTACCATGGAGCAATGGAACTTGAAGCTGTCATTCactgaaaaaaacaaaaacagctCCA is a window encoding:
- the LOC112783959 gene encoding uncharacterized protein, with amino-acid sequence MEYERIGKVQSGMISPSKLRMKLTGPHHLKKKDGSNCNSTRTSPSKHDDAEFVKNSLLASETNNLLDEVTSSSLEVPPLKLSSDAMLHQNNQTCYGNMDLIKMQHSQNGDNGKSGTIIPPAKTTDDENLECDSSASSSSFEFHKERPVNNPATRFLLRPIPSKWNDAEKWIMNRQNIQAGYTKKNALQNQVNRFTTSMIKVAPDSDYFDNKLPKAKVAETERVHVPVMESFPETKGLKEADDKTAVPGIRSVAMRDMGTEMTPMTSQGPSRTSTPIGSITPVLSPAPSMPSTPRRGANPPSPVENTEKKLSEEELKLKTRKEIEALGVQLGKMNIAAWASHDEKVKKKTSSWDLNKEERGRIEFQKRAASWEQAEKSRYTARYKREDIKIQAWESQQKAKLEAEMRRIEAKVEQMKAQARAKAVKKIAMLRQRTEEKFAAAEARKNREAARIAEKGEYIRQSGRIPSSNYIFCGLL
- the LOC112785020 gene encoding uncharacterized protein isoform X1, whose translation is MACCCVPLNNNKNTLDVSFFVFKPTFVVVDDEAVVHVLKHFSLSTHTLGCLQTSIFRSIHGNMIIWYGAWQKRSNKEKEQLITTLKSMINNISSMTTLVEYTFLEAYAGESRDGSSTAKFSNGDIISIHSAATTSGDLNDLCYAVLAIFRSRFDKIEGATAGLCLKAQSRPGVVCMHVWKSLHFCYSYILNSDHRNWMMPYLERFSLEMKYDIFRVVYVSDADNLVKHSYVSPHQMLQNGKENMQKQVL
- the LOC112785020 gene encoding uncharacterized protein isoform X2; protein product: METWFWTQHEDFTLELFLFFSVNDSFKFHCSMIIWYGAWQKRSNKEKEQLITTLKSMINNISSMTTLVEYTFLEAYAGESRDGSSTAKFSNGDIISIHSAATTSGDLNDLCYAVLAIFRSRFDKIEGATAGLCLKAQSRPGVVCMHVWKSLHFCYSYILNSDHRNWMMPYLERFSLEMKYDIFRVVYVSDADNLVKHSYVSPHQMLQNGKENMQKQVL
- the LOC112783960 gene encoding large ribosomal subunit protein eL38z/eL38y, whose amino-acid sequence is MPKQIHEIKDFLLTARRKDARSVKIKRSRDVVKFKVRCSKYLYTLCVFDPEKADKLKQSLPPGLSVQDL